A window of Methanomicrobiales archaeon contains these coding sequences:
- a CDS encoding ArsR family transcriptional regulator, producing the protein MTGHIRIVNDPVEMIPLLVCFNNTKYKEIFERLNRNWLTEEELTAQWDAATVSDCLAILKKGNLIEEQWRMPSPGQKPAREYRTIYSRFRANFQCNMHDLADLLHIAISTDECLRTVVEQVEQEIRNGNTSINDLSRKFGVSPIFVKGLAKRIPHFDVKGQGMVLLERTR; encoded by the coding sequence TTGACGGGCCATATCAGGATAGTGAACGATCCGGTGGAGATGATCCCTCTGCTTGTCTGTTTCAACAACACGAAGTACAAGGAGATTTTCGAGCGCCTGAACCGGAACTGGCTGACCGAGGAGGAGCTGACCGCGCAGTGGGATGCGGCGACCGTCTCGGACTGTCTTGCAATCCTCAAGAAGGGAAACCTGATCGAAGAGCAGTGGAGGATGCCATCGCCCGGCCAGAAGCCGGCCCGGGAGTACAGGACCATCTACAGCCGGTTCCGGGCGAACTTCCAGTGCAACATGCACGATCTCGCCGACCTGCTCCACATCGCCATCTCCACGGACGAATGCCTGCGTACGGTCGTCGAGCAGGTCGAGCAGGAGATACGGAACGGAAACACGTCAATCAACGACCTCTCCCGGAAATTCGGCGTGAGTCCGATCTTCGTGAAGGGTCTGGCCAAGCGCATCCCTCACTTCGACGTGAAAGGGCAGGGAATGGTGCTCCTTGAGCGAACCCGTTAA
- a CDS encoding 2,3-bisphosphoglycerate-independent phosphoglycerate mutase, with protein MTARRIVLLVLDGVSDRPCAALGGRTPLQAADTPVLDRIAAEGICGIMDTIAPGIRPGSDTSHLALLGYPPEKYYTGRGPLEAEGTGIRMERGMIGFRANYATLKGGIVTDRRAGRIHDTAPLSRAIQEGVDLSDYGVEIQFRSGAGHRAALAFRGEDLGPCISSNDPKKEGLPPAEIRPLTERLQDARTAQVAEEFIRQSSRILKEHPLNRERERGGLPRADIVLIRGGGEMGHFEPFAERYHLTGSVISAATLITGIGKVVGLEHIPVPGATGSANTNLAAKVSACLRELERKEFVLLNIKGADEAGHDGDAEGKRDFIARMDAALEPLLDRQDCLLVVCADHSTPCSIGNHSADPVPIAIRGEGVRVDAVRQFDEIACAQGGLHRITGGAVLPIALDLIDRARKYGA; from the coding sequence ATGACCGCTCGCAGGATTGTGCTGCTGGTGCTGGACGGGGTGTCGGACCGCCCATGCGCCGCCCTCGGGGGCCGGACCCCCCTCCAGGCGGCAGACACCCCGGTCCTCGACCGTATTGCCGCCGAGGGGATCTGCGGAATCATGGACACCATCGCGCCGGGAATCCGCCCGGGATCCGACACATCGCACCTCGCCCTCCTGGGCTATCCTCCCGAGAAGTACTACACCGGGCGGGGCCCCCTCGAGGCCGAAGGGACCGGTATCCGCATGGAGAGGGGGATGATCGGATTCCGGGCCAACTACGCGACCCTGAAAGGTGGGATCGTCACGGACCGCCGTGCCGGGCGGATCCACGACACCGCACCGCTCTCCCGCGCCATCCAGGAGGGGGTGGACCTCTCCGACTACGGCGTCGAGATCCAGTTCCGGTCCGGCGCCGGCCACAGGGCGGCGCTGGCGTTCAGAGGCGAGGATCTGGGCCCCTGCATCTCATCGAACGATCCCAAGAAGGAGGGTCTGCCCCCGGCGGAGATCCGCCCCCTGACCGAACGGCTGCAGGATGCCAGAACGGCGCAGGTCGCCGAAGAGTTCATTCGCCAGTCCAGCCGGATCCTGAAAGAGCACCCCCTCAACCGCGAGCGGGAGAGGGGCGGCCTTCCCCGGGCGGACATCGTGCTGATCCGGGGCGGGGGGGAGATGGGGCACTTCGAACCCTTCGCCGAACGCTACCACCTGACGGGAAGCGTCATCTCCGCCGCCACGCTCATCACCGGTATCGGGAAGGTGGTGGGGCTGGAGCATATCCCGGTTCCGGGCGCCACGGGCTCGGCGAACACCAACCTCGCCGCAAAAGTATCGGCGTGCCTCCGCGAACTGGAGAGGAAGGAGTTCGTGCTGCTGAACATCAAGGGGGCGGACGAGGCGGGGCACGACGGCGATGCAGAGGGGAAGCGGGACTTCATCGCGAGGATGGACGCCGCCCTCGAACCCCTGCTCGACCGGCAGGACTGCCTGCTCGTCGTCTGCGCCGACCACAGCACCCCCTGCTCGATCGGGAACCACAGCGCCGATCCGGTCCCGATCGCCATCCGCGGCGAGGGTGTGCGGGTGGATGCCGTTCGGCAGTTCGACGAGATCGCCTGCGCCCAGGGAGGGCTGCACCGCATCACGGGCGGAGCGGTCCTCCCGATCGCCCTTGACCTGATCGACAGGGCGAGGAAGTACGGAGCCTGA
- a CDS encoding serine--tRNA ligase, with the protein MFVRFALNAKVQLSREIPEEAVETIKKTVDAANATVFRRGVPREASPEEVGAITAWQADGKSLSLRIESGPYTRAHDALFRFRKQLGPALGKHRLGIRGIAVEEFTVLLGGVPESVAVPRIPFIAGSERTDAGLCLHLQVDAADLENRVPDRIVRLIEEKIQASTYGGKGEHWELIFESGPRERIYRGNPTEEMLDRGWIKHGASRGQWIFGPRAVQLFRAFEKIVETEILQPLGFSEMIFPKLDTWEVLKRSGHAKGVYPEIYYVSAPKTRDPAYWEDVADYFKVTGEVWVEKIRERVEGPIGALCYAQCPSFWPFVQGETLATETLPVRIFDRSGTSHRYESGGIHGIERVDEFHRIEIVWLGTIEQTIGVAEELHDAYRHVFEDLLELEWRSARVTPWFMAQEGLLEGGSACCGAIGTTDYEAHLPYNDTWLEFQNVSVNGNKYPEGFNVKIQSGEECWSGCSGIGLERWTAAFLSQKGFDVSRWPEAVAALVGEEKTVFKFL; encoded by the coding sequence ATGTTCGTGCGTTTTGCCCTGAATGCGAAGGTGCAGCTCAGCCGGGAGATCCCGGAGGAAGCGGTGGAGACGATCAAAAAGACGGTGGACGCGGCGAACGCGACCGTGTTCCGCCGCGGCGTCCCGCGGGAGGCCTCGCCGGAAGAGGTGGGCGCGATCACCGCCTGGCAGGCGGACGGGAAGAGTCTCTCCCTGCGGATCGAGAGCGGCCCCTACACCCGCGCCCACGACGCCCTCTTCCGGTTCCGCAAGCAGCTCGGGCCCGCCCTGGGGAAGCACCGTCTGGGGATCCGCGGCATCGCTGTCGAGGAGTTCACCGTCCTGCTGGGCGGGGTGCCGGAGTCGGTGGCGGTTCCGCGCATTCCCTTCATCGCGGGGAGCGAGAGGACCGATGCGGGGCTCTGCCTGCACCTGCAGGTGGATGCCGCGGATCTGGAGAACAGGGTGCCGGACCGCATCGTGCGGCTGATCGAGGAGAAGATCCAGGCGAGCACGTACGGCGGGAAGGGCGAGCACTGGGAGCTGATCTTCGAGAGCGGCCCAAGAGAGAGGATCTACCGCGGCAACCCCACGGAGGAGATGCTGGATCGGGGCTGGATCAAGCACGGTGCGTCCCGGGGCCAGTGGATCTTCGGGCCGCGTGCGGTCCAGCTCTTCCGGGCGTTCGAGAAGATCGTGGAGACCGAGATCCTGCAGCCTCTCGGGTTCTCGGAGATGATCTTCCCGAAGCTCGACACCTGGGAGGTGCTGAAGCGGTCCGGCCACGCCAAGGGCGTGTACCCGGAGATCTACTACGTCTCCGCCCCGAAGACCCGGGACCCGGCCTACTGGGAGGACGTGGCGGACTACTTCAAGGTCACGGGCGAGGTCTGGGTGGAGAAGATCCGTGAACGGGTCGAGGGGCCGATCGGAGCGCTCTGCTACGCCCAGTGCCCCTCCTTCTGGCCCTTCGTCCAGGGGGAGACGCTGGCGACCGAGACGCTGCCGGTCCGCATCTTCGACCGCAGCGGCACCTCCCACCGCTACGAGAGCGGGGGGATCCACGGCATCGAGCGGGTGGACGAATTCCACAGAATCGAGATCGTCTGGCTGGGCACCATCGAGCAGACGATCGGCGTGGCGGAGGAGCTGCACGACGCCTACCGGCACGTCTTCGAGGACCTGCTGGAGCTGGAGTGGCGGTCGGCGCGGGTGACGCCCTGGTTCATGGCCCAGGAGGGGCTGCTCGAAGGCGGCTCCGCCTGCTGCGGCGCGATCGGAACCACGGACTACGAGGCGCACCTGCCGTACAACGACACCTGGCTCGAGTTCCAGAACGTGAGCGTGAATGGGAACAAGTACCCCGAGGGGTTCAACGTCAAGATCCAGAGCGGGGAGGAGTGCTGGTCGGGATGCTCCGGCATCGGCCTGGAACGCTGGACGGCAGCGTTCCTGTCGCAGAAAGGATTCGACGTCTCGAGATGGCCGGAGGCTGTCGCAGCGCTCGTGGGAGAAGAGAAGACCGTATTCAAATTCCTGTGA
- the hypF gene encoding carbamoyltransferase HypF — translation MRSSGKILVRGIVQGVGFRPFVYAQALQLGIRGTVKNTGSEVEIVAYGDRFEEFLGAVSRGPPLSRIDSVEVHAVNGEAPPAFEILPSGTGALSGFIPPDVAVCRECLEDILQEGGRYENYWATSCVNCGPRYSIIRGIPYDRERTSMAEFPLCPACRREYSDPACRRHHAQTIACAACGPQLALLDAGGGPVETPDPIRETARLLDSGRIVAVRGMGGFHIACIEESAGELKRRLGRTEQPFAIMVKPEALDALAIVSPEERQALTSPERPIVVLRKRDPLAHSSISNLHTLGCMLPYTGLHHLLFTRLEHPLLIMTSANMPGDPMITDTGTAVRRLGKDVDFFLVHNRAILNRCDDSVVRSGYIIRLSRGCAPKRRRIDLGRRQILGVGPELNSNISLYKDGFCITSPHIGHVRNPPTLAYLQETEEKLRRLIGARYDTIAHDLHPAFLSTRFAASLAGEFGADLVAVQHHRAHIAAATMEPCIGIAIDGVGYGDDGRVWGGEIFAGAVPHLERVAHLESVPMPGGDLATRFPERMLYGILPESGTLELLGDRGWSDVELGVLERQVERGVHVAWTSSAGRVLDAAAALLGICRERTYDGEPAMRLEAAAFRGRPEPWPLAYRQSERCEILETRTILAEAFRRFQRTAGLTSAERERTVADIAASVQFNLARGIAALAIHASEQSGIETIVLSGGVAYNDAIRTTIAEELAGRGLTLAVHAEYPLGDGCISYGQCIHAALLHREG, via the coding sequence ATGCGTTCCAGTGGAAAGATCCTCGTCCGTGGCATTGTACAGGGAGTCGGGTTCCGTCCTTTCGTATATGCACAGGCGCTGCAGCTCGGTATCCGCGGCACCGTGAAGAACACGGGGAGCGAAGTCGAGATCGTCGCCTACGGCGATCGGTTCGAGGAGTTCCTCGGCGCCGTCAGCCGGGGCCCGCCCCTCTCCCGTATCGACAGTGTCGAGGTTCACGCGGTGAACGGCGAGGCGCCTCCCGCGTTCGAGATCCTGCCGAGCGGGACGGGAGCGCTCTCGGGATTCATCCCGCCCGATGTCGCCGTCTGCAGGGAGTGCCTGGAGGACATCCTGCAGGAGGGCGGACGGTACGAGAACTACTGGGCGACATCCTGCGTAAACTGCGGACCGCGCTACAGCATCATACGCGGGATACCCTACGACCGCGAACGGACCTCGATGGCGGAGTTCCCCCTGTGCCCCGCGTGCCGGCGCGAGTACTCGGATCCGGCATGCCGCCGGCACCACGCCCAGACCATCGCCTGCGCTGCCTGCGGCCCTCAGCTGGCGCTCCTCGATGCCGGAGGCGGCCCCGTAGAGACCCCGGATCCCATCCGGGAGACCGCCCGACTCCTGGACAGCGGACGGATCGTCGCCGTGCGCGGGATGGGGGGATTCCACATCGCCTGCATCGAGGAGTCCGCGGGCGAGCTGAAGCGAAGGCTGGGGCGAACGGAGCAGCCGTTCGCGATCATGGTGAAGCCGGAGGCGCTCGATGCCCTCGCCATCGTCTCTCCGGAAGAGCGGCAAGCCCTCACAAGCCCCGAGCGCCCGATCGTGGTGCTCAGGAAACGCGATCCCCTCGCCCATTCCTCCATCAGCAACCTGCACACCCTCGGCTGCATGCTCCCCTACACCGGGCTCCACCATCTCCTCTTCACGCGGCTCGAGCACCCGCTGCTGATCATGACCAGCGCGAACATGCCCGGCGACCCGATGATCACCGATACCGGGACGGCGGTCCGCAGACTCGGAAAGGACGTGGACTTCTTCCTGGTGCACAACCGCGCGATCCTCAACCGCTGCGACGACTCCGTGGTGAGGAGCGGCTATATCATCCGCCTCTCCCGCGGCTGCGCTCCGAAGCGCAGGCGGATCGATCTCGGGCGCCGCCAGATCCTGGGGGTGGGCCCCGAACTGAACTCGAACATCTCCCTCTACAAGGACGGGTTCTGCATCACCTCCCCGCACATCGGGCACGTGCGGAACCCGCCGACCCTCGCCTACCTGCAGGAGACCGAGGAGAAGCTCCGGCGTCTGATCGGGGCCCGGTACGACACCATCGCCCACGATCTCCACCCTGCGTTCCTCTCCACGCGCTTCGCCGCATCGCTCGCCGGGGAGTTCGGGGCCGATCTCGTGGCGGTGCAGCACCACCGGGCGCACATTGCGGCCGCGACGATGGAGCCCTGCATCGGCATCGCCATCGACGGGGTCGGCTACGGGGACGACGGGCGGGTCTGGGGAGGCGAGATCTTCGCGGGCGCGGTCCCGCACCTCGAGCGCGTCGCCCACCTGGAGTCGGTGCCGATGCCGGGCGGCGACCTGGCGACGCGCTTCCCGGAGCGGATGCTCTACGGCATCCTCCCCGAAAGCGGGACGCTGGAGCTGCTCGGGGACCGGGGCTGGAGCGACGTGGAGCTGGGGGTGCTGGAGCGGCAGGTGGAGCGGGGCGTCCACGTCGCCTGGACGAGCAGCGCCGGGCGGGTGCTGGACGCCGCCGCCGCCCTGCTCGGGATCTGCCGCGAGCGCACCTACGACGGCGAGCCGGCGATGCGGCTCGAGGCTGCGGCGTTCCGCGGTCGCCCCGAGCCCTGGCCGCTCGCGTACCGGCAGTCCGAGCGCTGCGAGATCCTGGAGACGCGGACCATCCTCGCGGAGGCGTTCCGCCGCTTCCAGCGCACCGCCGGGCTGACTTCCGCGGAAAGAGAGCGGACGGTGGCGGACATCGCCGCCTCGGTCCAGTTCAACCTGGCGAGGGGGATCGCCGCGCTGGCGATCCACGCATCGGAGCAGAGCGGCATCGAGACGATCGTCCTGAGCGGAGGGGTGGCGTACAACGATGCGATCCGGACGACCATCGCGGAAGAGCTCGCCGGCAGGGGGCTGACGCTCGCCGTCCATGCCGAATACCCCCTGGGGGACGGCTGCATCTCCTACGGTCAGTGCATCCACGCCGCCCTCCTGCACCGCGAGGGCTAG
- a CDS encoding DEAD/DEAH box helicase: MRIVVQPHRGKYRLLLLNGRRLEAVGQVEIAGTQKGLRPKNYQLKKPGKRQFRQTPTKDLINTLRQGVVQLTAPDPAFERFLKDLQIPCSFVTACRMCLFEERFTPLDEDTRYIYCREPICLDCARREIRREVGYLGRFGTKSLAYIEQLLKTYRDLDRVLAAIQPEELDLSHTLFDRLEAHVVRETARIQDLALPPAFARASGVESLMPVQQLAVDAGLLRGRHLLVVSATASGKTFIGEMAGLKNYMEGRGRMLFLVPLVALANQKYQRFRERYGKIANVALHTGVSRLNLPETRSVGERDIGAPIVVATYEGIDHLLRCGREIRHIGTVVIDEVQMLEDPERGHRLDGLIARLKYLAPQAQFLYLSATIGAPHLLARKLRCDLVTYADRPVPLERHLLFVERAQKVKYIRQMVEAEYAQVSSKGYRGQTIVFTNARARCHTLADALGKRAAAYHAGLTSKERKEVEEKFENGKLAAVVTTAALAAGVDFPASQVIFDSLAMGIEWLSVQEFHQMSGRSGRPLFHDLGKVVILAEPGGSYSRTTPYTEEEVAIKLLKGEMEEVAPTYDLEQSTEEFVANAVVCRGREQDLAGMGETMVGSLEPVLGTLLDYRLVRRSSGRIELSEMARVMARHFLGAERLLELQQLVREHDDPIRIVAELDAGERRERR; the protein is encoded by the coding sequence ATGAGAATCGTCGTCCAGCCCCACAGGGGTAAATACAGGCTCCTTCTTTTGAACGGGAGGCGGCTGGAGGCGGTGGGGCAGGTGGAGATCGCCGGAACCCAGAAGGGGCTCCGCCCGAAGAACTACCAGCTGAAGAAGCCCGGAAAACGGCAGTTCAGGCAGACGCCCACGAAAGACCTGATCAACACCCTCCGGCAGGGTGTGGTGCAGCTCACCGCCCCGGATCCCGCATTCGAACGCTTCTTGAAAGACCTGCAGATACCCTGCAGTTTCGTCACCGCCTGCCGCATGTGCCTCTTTGAGGAGCGGTTCACCCCGCTCGACGAGGATACCCGGTACATCTACTGCCGCGAGCCGATCTGCCTGGACTGCGCCCGGCGGGAGATCCGCCGCGAGGTCGGCTACCTGGGGCGGTTCGGCACCAAGTCCCTCGCCTATATCGAGCAGCTCCTGAAGACCTACCGCGATCTCGACCGCGTCCTGGCCGCCATCCAGCCGGAGGAGCTGGATCTCTCCCACACACTCTTCGATCGCCTGGAAGCCCACGTCGTGCGGGAGACGGCCCGGATCCAGGATCTGGCCCTCCCCCCCGCGTTTGCCCGGGCATCCGGCGTGGAGTCGCTGATGCCGGTCCAGCAGCTCGCCGTCGACGCGGGTCTGCTGCGGGGGCGCCACCTCCTGGTGGTCTCGGCGACGGCGAGCGGGAAGACGTTCATCGGCGAGATGGCCGGGCTGAAGAACTACATGGAGGGGAGGGGGCGCATGCTCTTCCTGGTGCCCCTGGTGGCGCTCGCCAACCAGAAGTACCAGCGGTTCCGCGAGCGCTACGGGAAGATCGCGAACGTCGCCCTGCACACGGGCGTGAGCCGGCTCAACCTCCCCGAGACCCGCTCGGTGGGGGAGCGGGACATCGGCGCCCCCATCGTCGTCGCCACCTACGAGGGCATCGACCACCTGCTGCGGTGCGGGCGGGAGATCCGGCATATCGGCACGGTGGTGATCGACGAGGTGCAGATGCTCGAGGACCCGGAGCGGGGCCATCGTCTGGACGGGCTGATCGCACGGCTGAAGTACCTCGCCCCCCAGGCGCAGTTCCTCTACCTCTCCGCGACCATCGGAGCCCCGCACCTCCTCGCCCGCAAGCTCCGCTGCGACCTGGTAACCTATGCCGACCGTCCGGTGCCGCTGGAGCGACACCTCCTCTTCGTGGAGAGGGCCCAGAAGGTCAAGTACATCCGCCAGATGGTGGAGGCGGAGTACGCACAGGTCTCCTCCAAGGGATACCGCGGCCAGACGATCGTCTTCACCAACGCCCGCGCCCGCTGCCATACCCTGGCGGATGCGCTCGGGAAGCGGGCGGCCGCTTACCACGCGGGCCTCACCTCGAAGGAGCGCAAAGAGGTGGAGGAGAAGTTCGAGAACGGCAAGCTCGCCGCCGTGGTGACGACCGCCGCCCTCGCCGCCGGCGTGGACTTCCCCGCCTCGCAGGTGATCTTCGACTCGCTCGCGATGGGGATCGAGTGGCTCTCGGTGCAGGAGTTCCACCAGATGAGCGGGCGGTCGGGGCGTCCGCTCTTCCATGACCTGGGCAAGGTGGTCATCCTGGCCGAACCCGGCGGCTCCTACTCCCGCACCACCCCGTACACCGAGGAGGAGGTGGCGATCAAACTGCTGAAGGGCGAGATGGAGGAGGTGGCCCCGACGTACGATCTCGAACAGAGTACCGAAGAGTTTGTGGCGAACGCGGTCGTCTGCCGGGGGCGGGAGCAGGATCTCGCCGGGATGGGCGAGACGATGGTGGGAAGCCTGGAACCGGTGCTCGGCACGCTCCTGGACTACCGGCTCGTGCGGAGGTCCAGCGGGCGGATCGAACTCTCGGAGATGGCCCGGGTGATGGCGAGGCACTTCCTCGGTGCGGAGAGGCTGCTGGAGCTGCAGCAGCTGGTGCGGGAGCACGACGACCCGATCCGGATCGTGGCGGAGCTGGATGCAGGGGAGCGCCGCGAACGGCGGTAG
- a CDS encoding polymer-forming cytoskeletal protein, whose product MDLDVSTWISHCYLPDRTELQEHTLKTDRDLVIGDRCRIDYGLQGDDIVICEFCTINGTILAGGDVRIDNWCEVFGDVIVEEDAYIGEGVKIHGKLVVRGDLDIGDNVSIEKGFEAKGWIVIRNPIPVIMYLLLYLITVLNLDRDDKVDAVLQELFGDEEAEKEPPLRIPPGSVLNMQIFSVPQGMAIGSNCRLHGNIRGESIQIERDTTIFGSLRAIKSVAVGAGTTVHGDVSAEGSIQIEKDAHILGSASAGSLTLHEDARIDGIIKAPNGLKIQRTP is encoded by the coding sequence ATGGATCTCGACGTCTCCACCTGGATTTCGCACTGCTATCTTCCGGATCGGACCGAACTGCAGGAGCACACGCTCAAGACCGACCGCGACCTGGTGATCGGGGATCGCTGCAGGATCGACTACGGGCTCCAGGGGGACGACATCGTCATCTGCGAGTTCTGCACGATCAACGGCACCATCCTCGCCGGCGGCGACGTGCGGATCGACAACTGGTGCGAGGTGTTCGGGGACGTGATCGTGGAGGAGGACGCCTACATCGGTGAAGGGGTGAAGATCCACGGAAAACTCGTCGTCCGCGGGGACCTCGACATCGGAGACAACGTCAGCATCGAGAAGGGGTTCGAGGCCAAAGGCTGGATCGTGATCCGGAACCCGATCCCGGTGATCATGTACCTCCTGCTCTACCTGATCACCGTGCTGAACCTGGACCGCGACGACAAGGTGGACGCCGTCCTCCAGGAGCTCTTCGGGGACGAGGAAGCCGAGAAGGAGCCCCCGCTCCGCATCCCCCCCGGATCCGTCCTGAACATGCAGATCTTCTCCGTCCCGCAGGGCATGGCGATCGGCTCGAACTGCCGCCTGCACGGCAACATCCGCGGCGAGTCGATCCAGATCGAGCGGGACACCACGATCTTCGGGAGTCTGCGGGCGATCAAAAGCGTCGCCGTCGGCGCCGGGACGACCGTGCACGGGGACGTATCGGCGGAGGGCAGTATCCAGATCGAGAAAGACGCGCACATCCTGGGGAGCGCGTCCGCCGGCAGTCTCACCCTGCACGAAGATGCGCGGATCGACGGTATTATCAAGGCTCCGAACGGTCTGAAGATACAGAGAACCCCATGA
- a CDS encoding winged helix-turn-helix transcriptional regulator — translation MSEPVNDPLYVILRSKSEATRFQILVEIAENQPAVRQQEIAQKLGVTPQAVSEYIRELVEEGMVSAHGRGRYEVTRKGIEWVLGNAEVLETYARHIRRDIIHQIAVWTAIAAEPLREGDTVGVYMQDGLLYAGTQPRAAMGIATMDAEKGQDLGIAQLSGIIDHREGAVQVCKVPRVERGGSRKVDRRMLRTVLDRVAMVGAVGLEAQVAIRALGREPDMFFGAREGIIEAAFHGIECAIVIVDEEFTDFLKRLEATGLGYTIYDLTAA, via the coding sequence TTGAGCGAACCCGTTAACGATCCTCTGTACGTGATTCTGCGCAGCAAAAGCGAAGCGACCCGTTTCCAGATACTGGTGGAGATCGCCGAGAACCAGCCGGCCGTCCGCCAGCAGGAGATCGCCCAGAAGCTCGGGGTGACCCCGCAGGCCGTGTCCGAGTACATCCGCGAGCTGGTGGAGGAGGGGATGGTCAGCGCGCACGGGCGGGGGCGCTACGAGGTCACCCGGAAGGGGATCGAGTGGGTTCTCGGCAACGCCGAGGTGCTCGAGACCTATGCCCGCCACATCCGGCGGGACATCATCCACCAGATCGCCGTCTGGACGGCGATCGCCGCCGAACCGCTGCGGGAGGGGGATACGGTGGGCGTCTACATGCAGGACGGGCTGCTCTACGCCGGCACGCAGCCCCGCGCTGCCATGGGGATCGCCACCATGGACGCCGAAAAAGGCCAGGATCTGGGGATCGCGCAGCTATCGGGGATCATCGACCACCGCGAGGGGGCGGTCCAGGTCTGCAAGGTGCCCCGGGTGGAGCGCGGAGGTTCGAGGAAGGTCGACAGGAGGATGCTCCGCACGGTGCTCGATCGCGTCGCCATGGTCGGCGCGGTCGGTCTGGAGGCGCAGGTCGCCATCCGCGCTCTCGGGCGGGAGCCGGATATGTTCTTCGGGGCGCGGGAAGGCATCATCGAGGCGGCGTTTCACGGGATCGAGTGCGCCATCGTCATCGTGGACGAGGAGTTCACGGATTTCCTGAAGCGTCTTGAGGCGACCGGCCTCGGCTACACCATCTACGATCTGACCGCAGCATGA
- a CDS encoding KEOPS complex subunit Pcc1: protein MMRIRGAITTRHRAADCVARALAPDNLSAMRTEARGDTVVTVVRSESLRSVIASVDDYLMNLDIAEDVCSCVLP, encoded by the coding sequence ATGATGCGCATCCGCGGCGCCATCACGACGAGGCACCGGGCGGCGGACTGCGTGGCGCGCGCCCTGGCGCCGGACAACCTCTCCGCCATGCGGACGGAGGCCCGCGGGGACACCGTGGTGACGGTGGTGCGGAGCGAATCCCTGCGCTCCGTGATCGCCTCGGTGGACGACTACCTGATGAACCTGGATATTGCGGAGGACGTATGTTCGTGCGTTTTGCCCTGA
- a CDS encoding HEAT repeat domain-containing protein: MPEIEKLVEKGDVGGLIQVLSAGDVYKGLKAVYALGSIGGPAVDPLLEVLKNGHRDIRWGAAMALARIGAPALDPLIDTLRVQDAQVRNPTVWALSEIGDARAVQPLVQCLRDETSETCRALTAAALLKLGDPEGVREVQHQFEMHGEEFIGYVMEAYEGS, from the coding sequence ATGCCCGAGATCGAGAAACTGGTTGAAAAGGGAGATGTCGGAGGCCTTATCCAGGTCCTCTCGGCCGGAGACGTGTATAAAGGATTGAAAGCCGTGTATGCGCTCGGTTCTATCGGTGGACCGGCCGTGGATCCCCTGCTCGAAGTTCTGAAGAACGGCCACCGCGATATCCGCTGGGGAGCGGCGATGGCGCTGGCCAGGATCGGGGCGCCGGCTCTGGATCCCCTGATCGATACGCTCCGGGTCCAGGATGCCCAGGTGCGCAATCCGACGGTCTGGGCCCTATCGGAGATCGGAGACGCACGGGCAGTGCAGCCTCTCGTGCAGTGCCTTCGCGACGAGACCTCGGAGACCTGCCGTGCGCTGACGGCGGCTGCGCTGCTGAAGCTCGGGGACCCGGAGGGCGTTCGGGAGGTCCAGCATCAGTTCGAGATGCACGGCGAGGAGTTCATCGGATACGTCATGGAAGCCTATGAGGGGAGTTGA
- a CDS encoding 30S ribosomal protein S3ae has product MAKKKQIGRKVEGWKAKSWYKVYVPEIFGRTYIGDTISSDPSTVMGRVMNTTLGEIIQDYAKQHVKLKIKVTNVAGDAAYTDFVGHEIARDYLRSMVKRRASRIDLIMPVTTKDGKTVQLTATCFTLSRANSSQVHSIRQTMSQHLAAHAAERELNVFVKEIVSGDLAKDLNKLVKGIYPVRRVEIVKSEVQEPKVAVAA; this is encoded by the coding sequence ATGGCAAAGAAGAAGCAGATTGGAAGAAAGGTAGAGGGCTGGAAGGCCAAGAGCTGGTACAAAGTCTATGTCCCGGAGATCTTCGGGCGGACCTATATCGGCGACACGATCTCGAGCGACCCGTCCACCGTGATGGGGCGGGTCATGAACACGACGCTCGGGGAGATCATCCAGGATTACGCGAAGCAGCACGTGAAGCTGAAGATCAAGGTCACCAACGTCGCCGGCGACGCCGCGTACACCGACTTCGTCGGCCACGAGATCGCACGGGACTACCTGCGGTCCATGGTGAAGCGGCGGGCGAGTCGGATCGACCTGATCATGCCGGTCACGACGAAAGACGGCAAGACGGTGCAGCTCACCGCCACCTGCTTCACGCTCTCCCGGGCGAACTCGAGCCAGGTCCACTCCATCCGCCAGACGATGTCGCAGCACCTTGCGGCACATGCGGCGGAGCGGGAGCTGAACGTGTTCGTAAAGGAGATCGTCTCCGGCGACCTGGCCAAAGACCTGAACAAGCTGGTCAAGGGGATCTACCCCGTCCGCCGCGTCGAGATCGTGAAGTCCGAAGTGCAGGAACCGAAGGTTGCGGTAGCGGCCTGA